The Epinephelus lanceolatus isolate andai-2023 chromosome 11, ASM4190304v1, whole genome shotgun sequence genome window below encodes:
- the mink1 gene encoding misshapen-like kinase 1 isoform X6: MSENAPTRSLDDIDLAALRDPAGIFELVEVVGNGTYGQVYKGRHVKTGQLAAIKVMDVTEEEEEEIKAEINMLKKYSHHRNIATYYGAFVKKSPPGHDDQLWLVMEFCGAGSVTDLVKNTKGSSLKEDWIAYICREILRGLSHLHAHKVIHRDIKGQNVLLTENAEVKLVDFGVSAQLDRTVGRRNTFIGTPYWMAPEVIACDENPDSTYDYRSDIWSLGITAIEMAEGAPPLCDMHPMRALFLIPRNPPPKLKSKKWSKKFIDFIEGCLVKTYTSRPSTEQLLKHSFIRDQPTERQVRIQLKDHIDRTRKKRGEKEETEYEYSGSDEEDENRGDDRESSSILNVPGESTLRRDFQRLQQENKERSEAHKRQQAQLAAQRRDPEEHKRQLLHDRQKRIEEQKEQRRRLEEQQRKEREMVRQQEKGPHRRLDDMRREEDRRLAEREQEFIRHKLEEEQRQLEILQQQLLQEQALLMYKRKQLEEQRQSERLQRQLQQEHAYLVSLQQQQQEKKPQLYHYNKNLEPNNKPTWAREVEERSKLNRQGSPKICTTVSDTAIQSRSDSISQSGVVQSAQTPPMQRPVEPQGGQGKDPSLTPTPRPIHSRELVRQNSDPTSETPAPQVHQIRDDRGPWIRLPDVELPPKIPQRTASIATALNTNLTSGIRHPVRASNPDLSRNDRWERSDSMSIISNLPQTGSLERHRILSSSKMDSPIISHDSRHKPGESRTSSRPGRPADHGLFAKERAEEQPRPPVKANDYSSSSESSESSEESESGEGAEEEESPTDRHRDADTDSVNTMVVHEDEGEGGEGEQAGGYGDQTMLVQRTPEKRSHNGYTNLPDVVQPSHSPTDSATHSSPGKDSVYDYQSRGLVKASGKSSFTTFVDLGMYQSPGGTGDNMSVSGSRFEQLKMEVRKGSMVNVNPTNTRPPNDTPEIRKYKKRFNSEILCAALWGVNLLVGTENGLKLLDRSGQGKVYPLINSRRFQQMDVLEGLNLLITISGKKNKVRVYYLAWLRNKILHNDPEVEKKQGWTTVGEMEGCVHYKVVKYERIKFLVIALKNAVEVYAWAPKPYHKFMAFKSFADLPHRPVLVDLTVEEGQRLKVIYGSCAGFHAIDVDSGNNYDIYIPVHIQSHVTPHAIVFLPSSDGMEMLLCYEDEGVYVNTYGRIIKDVVLQWGEMPTSVAHICSNQIMGWGEKAIEIRSVETGHLDGVFMHKRAQRLKFLCERNDKVFFASVRSGGSSQVYFMTLNRNCIMNW; the protein is encoded by the exons GATCCAGCAGGAATCTTTGAGCTGGTTGAGGTAGTCGGCAATGGGACATATGGACAGGTGTACAAG GGCCGTCACGTGAAGACGGGCCAGCTGGCTGCCATCAAGGTGATGGAtgtcacagaggaggaggaggaggagatcaaAGCAGAAATCAACATGCTGAAGAAATACAGCCACCACCGCAACATAGCCACGTACTACGGTGCCTTCGTCAAGAAGAGTCCACCAGGACATGATGACCAACTTTGG CTGGTGATGGAGTTTTGTGGGGCGGGATCGGTGACCGACCTGGTGAAAAACACAAAGGGCAGCTCTCTAAAGGAGGACTGGATTGCCTACATCTGCAGAGAGATTCTAAGG GGCCTTTCTCACCTCCACGCCCACAAAGTTATCCACAGAGACATCAAGGGTCAGAATGTGCTGCTAACAGAGAATGCAGAGGTCAAACTTG TTGATTTTGGGGTGAGTGCTCAGTTGGACCGGACTGTTGGGCGTAGGAACACCTTCATAGGCACACCTTATTGGATGGCACCTGAGGTTATTGCCTGTGATGAGAACCCTGACTCCACCTATGACTACAGG AGTGATATTTGGTCCCTGGGGATCACCGCCATTGAGATGGCAGAGGGAGCACCTC ctTTGTGTGACATGCACCCAATGAGAGCCCTCTTCCTGATTCCCAGGAATCCCCCTCCGAAACTTAAATCCAAAAAATG GTCCAAGAAATTCATTGACTTTATAGAAGGCTGTCTTGTGAAGACATATACCAGCCGACCATCCACAGAGCAGCTTCTCAAGCACTCCTTCATCAGGGACCAGCCCACTGAGCGTCAGGTCCGAATTCAGCTCAAAGACCATATTGACCGTACACGCAAGAAAAGGGGAGAGAAGG AAGAAACAGAGTATGAGTACAGTGGTAGTGATGAAGAGGATGAAAATCGTGGAGATGACCGAGAGTCAAG TTCAATCCTCAATGTACCCGGTGAGTCCACCCTGAGGCGGGACTTCCAGCGTCTGCAGCAGGAGAACAAAGAGCGCTCGGAGGCTCACAAGAGGCAGCAGGCCCAGCTAGCTGCTCAGCGCAGAGACCCTGAGGAACACAAGAGGCAACTGTTGCATGACCGGCAGAAACGCATTGAAGAGCAGAAGGAACAGCGTCGCCGACTTGAAGAG CAACAGAGGAAAGAGCGAGAGATGGTGAGGCAGCAAGAAAAAGGTCCCCATCGAAGACTCGACGATATGAGACGGGAGGAAGATAGaaggttggctgagagggagcAG GAGTTTATCAGGCATAAGTTAGAAGAAGAGCAGCGGCAATTAGAAATCCTTCAGCAGCAGTTGCTTCAGGAACAAGCACTGCTTATG TATAAGCGCAAGCAGCTGGAGGAACAGCGTCAGTCAGAGCGACTGcagaggcagctgcagcaggagcaTGCCTACCTGGTGTCtctgcaacaacagcagcaagaAAAGAAGCCCCAGCTCTACCACTACAACAAAAACCTGGAGCCCAACAACAAACCGACTTGGGCCCGTGAG GTGGAGGAGCGGAGTAAGCTCAACAGACAGGGCTCACCCAAAATCTGCACCACTGTCTCTGACACTGCCATCCAGTCGCGCTCTGACTCAATCAGCCAGTCAGGAGTGGTCCAGTCTGCTCAGACCCCACCAATGCAGAGGCCTGTTGAACCCCAAGGGGGGCAAGGAAAG GATCCCTCCCTTACCCCCACACCCCGTCCCATCCACTCTAGAGAGCTGGTGCGTCAAAACTCAGACCCCACTTCTGAAACCCCGGCACCACAGGTACACCAAATCAGAGATGATCGTGGCCCCTGGATCCGCCTGCCAGATGTGGAACTCCCACCTAAG ATTCCCCAGAGGACAGCGTCTATTGCCACAGCTCTCAACACTAACCTGACGTCTGGCATAAGACATCCAGTACGAGCCAG CAATCCAGATCTGAGCCGCAATGATCGCTGGGAGAGATCGGACAGTATGAGCATCATATCCAATCTGCCCCAGACTGGCTCTCTAGAGAGGCATCGCATCCTCA GTTCCTCCAAAATGGATTCACCCATTATCTCCCATGATAGTCGTCATAAGCCAGGGGAGTCTCGCACCTCCTCCCGCCCTGGACGCCCTGCT GATCATGGCCTCTTTGCCAAGGAGCGTGCAGAGGAGCAGCCAAGGCCCCCGGTCAAGGCCAACGATTACTCGTCCTCTTCAGAGAGCAGCGAGAGCAGTGAGGAGAGCGAGAGTGGcgagggagcagaggaggaagaaagcCCCACAGATCG TCACAGGGACGCAGACACTGATTCAGTCAACACCATGGTGGTTCATGAAGACGAGGGCgaggggggagagggagagcaggCTGGAGGCTATGGGGATCAGACCATGCTGGTGCAGAGG ACCCCAGAGAAGAGGAGCCATAATGGATACACTAACTTGCCAGATGTGGTGCAGCCTTCCCATTCCCCCACTGATTCAGCCACTCACTCCTCCCCTGGGAAGGACTCTGTTTATGAT TATCAGTCCAGAGGTTTGGTTAAAGCATCTGGCAAGTCTTCCTTCACCACCTTTGTGGATCTGGGCATGTACCAGTCACCAGGAGGCACTGGGGATAACATGTCTGTCAGTG GCTCCAGGTTTGAGCAGCTGAAGATGGAGGTGAGGAAAGGATCAATGGTGAAcgtcaatcccaccaacacacgCCCCCCCAATGACACACCGGAGATCCGCAAGTACAAGAAGAGGTTCAACTCTGAGATCCTGTGTGCTGCACTCTGGG gTGTGAACCTGTTGGTGGGCACAGAGAACGGTTTGAAGCTGCTGGACCGTAGTGGTCAGGGCAAGGTTTACCCTCTCATCAACTCCCGCAGGTTCCAACAGATGGACGTCCTGGAGGGTCTCAACCTGCTCATCACCATATCAG GCAAGAAAAACAAGGTGCGTGTCTACTACCTGGCCTGGCTGAGGAACAAGATCCTCCACAATGACCCTGAGGTGGAGAAGAAGCAGGGCTGGACCACTGTGGGGGAGATGGAGGGTTGCGTGCACTACAAAGTGG TGAAATATGAGAGGATAAAGTTCCTGGTGATTGCTCTGAAGAACGCGGTGGAAGTGTATGCTTGGGCGCCCAAACCTTATCACAAATTCATGGCCTTCAAG TCTTTTGCAGACCTGCCACACAGGCCTGTCCTGGTCGACCTGACAGTGGAGGAGGGTCAGAGGTTGAAGGTCATCTATGGGTCTTGCGCAGGCTTCCACGCAATCGACGTGGACTCCGGAAACAACTATGACATTTATATTCCTGTTCAT atccagagccatgtGACACCGCACGCAATTGTGTTCCTGCCCAGCTCAGACGGCATGGAGATGCTGCTGTGCTACGAAGACGAGGGCGTCTATGTCAACACCTATGGACGCATCATCAAGGACGTGGTTCTACAGTGGGGCGAGATGCCCACATCTGTTG CTCATATCTGCTCAAATCAGATCATGGGATGGGGAGAAAAGGCCATTGAGATTCGTTCTGTGGAGACCGGCCACCTGGACGGTGTCTTCATGCACAAAAGAGCTCAGAGGCTGAAGTTCCTTTGTGAGAGAAATGACAAG GTGTTCTTTGCCTCTGTGCGGTCTGGAGGCAGCAGTCAGGTGTACTTCATGACGTTGAACAGAAACTGCATCATGAACTGGTGA
- the mink1 gene encoding misshapen-like kinase 1 isoform X5, which yields MSENAPTRSLDDIDLAALRDPAGIFELVEVVGNGTYGQVYKGRHVKTGQLAAIKVMDVTEEEEEEIKAEINMLKKYSHHRNIATYYGAFVKKSPPGHDDQLWLVMEFCGAGSVTDLVKNTKGSSLKEDWIAYICREILRGLSHLHAHKVIHRDIKGQNVLLTENAEVKLVDFGVSAQLDRTVGRRNTFIGTPYWMAPEVIACDENPDSTYDYRSDIWSLGITAIEMAEGAPPLCDMHPMRALFLIPRNPPPKLKSKKWSKKFIDFIEGCLVKTYTSRPSTEQLLKHSFIRDQPTERQVRIQLKDHIDRTRKKRGEKEETEYEYSGSDEEDENRGDDRESSSILNVPGESTLRRDFQRLQQENKERSEAHKRQQAQLAAQRRDPEEHKRQLLHDRQKRIEEQKEQRRRLEEQQRKEREMVRQQEKGPHRRLDDMRREEDRRLAEREQEFIRHKLEEEQRQLEILQQQLLQEQALLMEYKRKQLEEQRQSERLQRQLQQEHAYLVSLQQQQQEKKPQLYHYNKNLEPNNKPTWAREVEERSKLNRQGSPKICTTVSDTAIQSRSDSISQSGVVQSAQTPPMQRPVEPQGGQGKDPSLTPTPRPIHSRELVRQNSDPTSETPAPQVHQIRDDRGPWIRLPDVELPPKIPQRTASIATALNTNLTSGIRHPVRASNPDLSRNDRWERSDSMSIISNLPQTGSLERHRILSSSKMDSPIISHDSRHKPGESRTSSRPGRPADHGLFAKERAEEQPRPPVKANDYSSSSESSESSEESESGEGAEEEESPTDRHRDADTDSVNTMVVHEDEGEGGEGEQAGGYGDQTMLVQRTPEKRSHNGYTNLPDVVQPSHSPTDSATHSSPGKDSVYDYQSRGLVKASGKSSFTTFVDLGMYQSPGGTGDNMSVSGSRFEQLKMEVRKGSMVNVNPTNTRPPNDTPEIRKYKKRFNSEILCAALWGVNLLVGTENGLKLLDRSGQGKVYPLINSRRFQQMDVLEGLNLLITISGKKNKVRVYYLAWLRNKILHNDPEVEKKQGWTTVGEMEGCVHYKVVKYERIKFLVIALKNAVEVYAWAPKPYHKFMAFKSFADLPHRPVLVDLTVEEGQRLKVIYGSCAGFHAIDVDSGNNYDIYIPVHIQSHVTPHAIVFLPSSDGMEMLLCYEDEGVYVNTYGRIIKDVVLQWGEMPTSVAHICSNQIMGWGEKAIEIRSVETGHLDGVFMHKRAQRLKFLCERNDKVFFASVRSGGSSQVYFMTLNRNCIMNW from the exons GATCCAGCAGGAATCTTTGAGCTGGTTGAGGTAGTCGGCAATGGGACATATGGACAGGTGTACAAG GGCCGTCACGTGAAGACGGGCCAGCTGGCTGCCATCAAGGTGATGGAtgtcacagaggaggaggaggaggagatcaaAGCAGAAATCAACATGCTGAAGAAATACAGCCACCACCGCAACATAGCCACGTACTACGGTGCCTTCGTCAAGAAGAGTCCACCAGGACATGATGACCAACTTTGG CTGGTGATGGAGTTTTGTGGGGCGGGATCGGTGACCGACCTGGTGAAAAACACAAAGGGCAGCTCTCTAAAGGAGGACTGGATTGCCTACATCTGCAGAGAGATTCTAAGG GGCCTTTCTCACCTCCACGCCCACAAAGTTATCCACAGAGACATCAAGGGTCAGAATGTGCTGCTAACAGAGAATGCAGAGGTCAAACTTG TTGATTTTGGGGTGAGTGCTCAGTTGGACCGGACTGTTGGGCGTAGGAACACCTTCATAGGCACACCTTATTGGATGGCACCTGAGGTTATTGCCTGTGATGAGAACCCTGACTCCACCTATGACTACAGG AGTGATATTTGGTCCCTGGGGATCACCGCCATTGAGATGGCAGAGGGAGCACCTC ctTTGTGTGACATGCACCCAATGAGAGCCCTCTTCCTGATTCCCAGGAATCCCCCTCCGAAACTTAAATCCAAAAAATG GTCCAAGAAATTCATTGACTTTATAGAAGGCTGTCTTGTGAAGACATATACCAGCCGACCATCCACAGAGCAGCTTCTCAAGCACTCCTTCATCAGGGACCAGCCCACTGAGCGTCAGGTCCGAATTCAGCTCAAAGACCATATTGACCGTACACGCAAGAAAAGGGGAGAGAAGG AAGAAACAGAGTATGAGTACAGTGGTAGTGATGAAGAGGATGAAAATCGTGGAGATGACCGAGAGTCAAG TTCAATCCTCAATGTACCCGGTGAGTCCACCCTGAGGCGGGACTTCCAGCGTCTGCAGCAGGAGAACAAAGAGCGCTCGGAGGCTCACAAGAGGCAGCAGGCCCAGCTAGCTGCTCAGCGCAGAGACCCTGAGGAACACAAGAGGCAACTGTTGCATGACCGGCAGAAACGCATTGAAGAGCAGAAGGAACAGCGTCGCCGACTTGAAGAG CAACAGAGGAAAGAGCGAGAGATGGTGAGGCAGCAAGAAAAAGGTCCCCATCGAAGACTCGACGATATGAGACGGGAGGAAGATAGaaggttggctgagagggagcAG GAGTTTATCAGGCATAAGTTAGAAGAAGAGCAGCGGCAATTAGAAATCCTTCAGCAGCAGTTGCTTCAGGAACAAGCACTGCTTATG GAGTATAAGCGCAAGCAGCTGGAGGAACAGCGTCAGTCAGAGCGACTGcagaggcagctgcagcaggagcaTGCCTACCTGGTGTCtctgcaacaacagcagcaagaAAAGAAGCCCCAGCTCTACCACTACAACAAAAACCTGGAGCCCAACAACAAACCGACTTGGGCCCGTGAG GTGGAGGAGCGGAGTAAGCTCAACAGACAGGGCTCACCCAAAATCTGCACCACTGTCTCTGACACTGCCATCCAGTCGCGCTCTGACTCAATCAGCCAGTCAGGAGTGGTCCAGTCTGCTCAGACCCCACCAATGCAGAGGCCTGTTGAACCCCAAGGGGGGCAAGGAAAG GATCCCTCCCTTACCCCCACACCCCGTCCCATCCACTCTAGAGAGCTGGTGCGTCAAAACTCAGACCCCACTTCTGAAACCCCGGCACCACAGGTACACCAAATCAGAGATGATCGTGGCCCCTGGATCCGCCTGCCAGATGTGGAACTCCCACCTAAG ATTCCCCAGAGGACAGCGTCTATTGCCACAGCTCTCAACACTAACCTGACGTCTGGCATAAGACATCCAGTACGAGCCAG CAATCCAGATCTGAGCCGCAATGATCGCTGGGAGAGATCGGACAGTATGAGCATCATATCCAATCTGCCCCAGACTGGCTCTCTAGAGAGGCATCGCATCCTCA GTTCCTCCAAAATGGATTCACCCATTATCTCCCATGATAGTCGTCATAAGCCAGGGGAGTCTCGCACCTCCTCCCGCCCTGGACGCCCTGCT GATCATGGCCTCTTTGCCAAGGAGCGTGCAGAGGAGCAGCCAAGGCCCCCGGTCAAGGCCAACGATTACTCGTCCTCTTCAGAGAGCAGCGAGAGCAGTGAGGAGAGCGAGAGTGGcgagggagcagaggaggaagaaagcCCCACAGATCG TCACAGGGACGCAGACACTGATTCAGTCAACACCATGGTGGTTCATGAAGACGAGGGCgaggggggagagggagagcaggCTGGAGGCTATGGGGATCAGACCATGCTGGTGCAGAGG ACCCCAGAGAAGAGGAGCCATAATGGATACACTAACTTGCCAGATGTGGTGCAGCCTTCCCATTCCCCCACTGATTCAGCCACTCACTCCTCCCCTGGGAAGGACTCTGTTTATGAT TATCAGTCCAGAGGTTTGGTTAAAGCATCTGGCAAGTCTTCCTTCACCACCTTTGTGGATCTGGGCATGTACCAGTCACCAGGAGGCACTGGGGATAACATGTCTGTCAGTG GCTCCAGGTTTGAGCAGCTGAAGATGGAGGTGAGGAAAGGATCAATGGTGAAcgtcaatcccaccaacacacgCCCCCCCAATGACACACCGGAGATCCGCAAGTACAAGAAGAGGTTCAACTCTGAGATCCTGTGTGCTGCACTCTGGG gTGTGAACCTGTTGGTGGGCACAGAGAACGGTTTGAAGCTGCTGGACCGTAGTGGTCAGGGCAAGGTTTACCCTCTCATCAACTCCCGCAGGTTCCAACAGATGGACGTCCTGGAGGGTCTCAACCTGCTCATCACCATATCAG GCAAGAAAAACAAGGTGCGTGTCTACTACCTGGCCTGGCTGAGGAACAAGATCCTCCACAATGACCCTGAGGTGGAGAAGAAGCAGGGCTGGACCACTGTGGGGGAGATGGAGGGTTGCGTGCACTACAAAGTGG TGAAATATGAGAGGATAAAGTTCCTGGTGATTGCTCTGAAGAACGCGGTGGAAGTGTATGCTTGGGCGCCCAAACCTTATCACAAATTCATGGCCTTCAAG TCTTTTGCAGACCTGCCACACAGGCCTGTCCTGGTCGACCTGACAGTGGAGGAGGGTCAGAGGTTGAAGGTCATCTATGGGTCTTGCGCAGGCTTCCACGCAATCGACGTGGACTCCGGAAACAACTATGACATTTATATTCCTGTTCAT atccagagccatgtGACACCGCACGCAATTGTGTTCCTGCCCAGCTCAGACGGCATGGAGATGCTGCTGTGCTACGAAGACGAGGGCGTCTATGTCAACACCTATGGACGCATCATCAAGGACGTGGTTCTACAGTGGGGCGAGATGCCCACATCTGTTG CTCATATCTGCTCAAATCAGATCATGGGATGGGGAGAAAAGGCCATTGAGATTCGTTCTGTGGAGACCGGCCACCTGGACGGTGTCTTCATGCACAAAAGAGCTCAGAGGCTGAAGTTCCTTTGTGAGAGAAATGACAAG GTGTTCTTTGCCTCTGTGCGGTCTGGAGGCAGCAGTCAGGTGTACTTCATGACGTTGAACAGAAACTGCATCATGAACTGGTGA